From Woronichinia naegeliana WA131, the proteins below share one genomic window:
- a CDS encoding ABC transporter substrate-binding protein: MNSFNRRKFLITAGMVASSSIFLKGCLGNPPEPQGNSGTTTTATTQATNLTPETTPETTKVKLGFMPIFEAAPLIIAKEKGFFAKYGMTDAEVSKQANWGAARDNVEIGSAGGGIDGGQWQMPMPYLISEGLITKNPSGIPMYVLAMLNTQGNGIAISKSQMGKNISLDMSKAKDYIQGLAKEGKKFRAAYTFPKANQDFWIRYWLAAGGIDPDKDVSLLTVPAAQTVANMKTGTMEGFSTGDPWPGRLIKDDIGFVAALTAQIWPSHPEEYLGMRADWVDKNPKATKAILKAVMEAQQWCDKQENRKELAQIVAKASYFNVPAATLEPMFMGKYVMGDGQPDIDDFNMAVRYWKTDKGVISYPYKSLDLWFLTESVRWGFLPKTYLEGSKNLIDKVNRSDIWKEAAKEAGIPAADIPTGDSRGVEKFFDGKVFDPANPQAYLNSLAIKVN; encoded by the coding sequence ATGAATTCATTTAATCGCCGCAAATTTTTAATCACCGCAGGGATGGTGGCCAGCAGTTCCATCTTCTTAAAAGGCTGCTTGGGCAATCCTCCCGAACCCCAAGGAAACAGTGGGACTACAACTACTGCCACTACTCAAGCGACAAACCTAACCCCTGAAACCACCCCTGAAACCACCAAGGTTAAACTCGGTTTTATGCCTATTTTTGAGGCGGCCCCGTTAATTATTGCCAAGGAAAAAGGCTTTTTTGCTAAGTACGGCATGACTGATGCGGAAGTGTCTAAGCAAGCCAACTGGGGAGCCGCTAGAGATAACGTCGAAATTGGTTCGGCGGGGGGCGGTATTGATGGTGGTCAGTGGCAAATGCCTATGCCTTACCTAATTTCCGAGGGTTTAATTACTAAAAATCCCAGTGGGATTCCGATGTATGTGTTGGCCATGTTAAACACCCAGGGTAATGGTATTGCGATCTCCAAAAGTCAAATGGGCAAAAATATTAGCCTCGATATGTCCAAAGCCAAGGACTATATCCAGGGATTAGCAAAAGAAGGCAAAAAATTTAGAGCCGCCTATACTTTTCCGAAAGCAAATCAAGACTTTTGGATTCGTTATTGGTTGGCCGCCGGGGGAATTGATCCCGACAAAGATGTTAGTTTGTTGACTGTTCCTGCCGCCCAAACTGTTGCCAATATGAAAACGGGAACAATGGAAGGATTTAGCACGGGCGATCCTTGGCCAGGACGTTTAATTAAAGATGACATTGGTTTTGTTGCGGCTTTAACGGCTCAAATTTGGCCTTCTCATCCTGAAGAATATTTAGGAATGCGAGCCGATTGGGTTGATAAAAATCCCAAGGCAACTAAAGCAATTTTAAAAGCGGTAATGGAAGCCCAGCAATGGTGTGACAAACAGGAAAACCGTAAAGAATTGGCTCAAATTGTTGCTAAAGCGAGTTACTTTAATGTTCCTGCGGCAACCTTAGAACCAATGTTTATGGGCAAATATGTGATGGGAGATGGTCAGCCCGATATTGATGATTTTAATATGGCTGTCCGTTATTGGAAAACCGACAAAGGTGTTATTTCCTATCCCTATAAGAGCCTTGATCTTTGGTTTTTAACGGAAAGTGTACGTTGGGGTTTCTTGCCTAAAACCTATCTGGAAGGCTCTAAGAATTTGATTGATAAAGTCAATCGTTCTGATATTTGGAAAGAAGCGGCTAAAGAAGCTGGTATTCCCGCCGCCGACATTCCTACAGGGGATTCTCGTGGAGTTGAAAAATTCTTTGATGGCAAAGTTTTTGATCCTGCAAATCCGCAAGCCTATCTTAATAGCTTGGCAATTAAAGTTAATTGA
- a CDS encoding nitrate ABC transporter ATP-binding protein (This model describes the ATP binding subunits of ATP-binding cassette (ABC) transporters for nitrate transport, or for bicarbonate transport, in bacteria and archaea.): MSVFVAVDNIDKVFPLSGGGEYIALKGINLEIKKGEFISLIGHSGCGKSTLLNMIAGLDLPTEGVVTLEGQRIKQPGPDRMVVFQNYSLLPWLTVRQNIALAVEEVMAGSSAQEQNEVIEQHIDLVGLRHAVEKLPKELSGGMRQRVAIARALAIRPKVLLLDEPFGALDALTRGNLQEQLMKICEEYQVTSVMVTHDVDEAVLLSDRIVMLTNGPSSKIGGILEVDIPRPRKRMEVVNHPSYYSLRSEIIYFLNQQKRIKKLRAQKVTTIARHGLEKINLELGYVPLTACAPLVIAKEKGFFVKHGLDEVNLVRETSWRGIVDGIAGGYLDAAQMPSGMPTWLTAGGHQEQSLPVVTALTMTRNGNGVTLSKELYEKGVYTAADFKKLLLESEGENHTLGMVHPSSMHNLLLRYWLAANGIDPDHDVNLKTIPPAQMVADLKAGTIDGYCVGEPWNLRAAIEGAGFTIATDLEIWQGHPGKVLGVREDWAIKYPNSHIALVKALLEACEYCANPQHEQEIREILAGRNYLSTSIEYIQLGDPNQYTCDVNKPVEYAHHLFYGVNVNRPSRTEHLWMMTQMARWGEIPFPRNWVEILERVCRVGVFSTAARELGMDVNYQRQPIALFDGIEFNADDPISYLTHLEIHRNFTMAEVHLDGQRLVSA, encoded by the coding sequence ATGAGTGTTTTTGTTGCTGTTGATAACATTGATAAAGTTTTTCCCCTCTCTGGTGGTGGTGAGTATATCGCCCTCAAGGGAATTAATCTAGAAATAAAAAAGGGTGAATTTATTTCTCTGATTGGTCACTCTGGTTGTGGTAAATCTACGCTTTTAAATATGATTGCGGGTTTAGATTTACCGACGGAAGGAGTCGTTACTCTAGAGGGTCAACGCATTAAACAACCTGGCCCCGATCGCATGGTGGTTTTTCAAAATTATTCCCTGTTGCCTTGGTTAACGGTGCGTCAAAATATTGCCTTAGCCGTTGAAGAAGTGATGGCGGGAAGTTCTGCCCAAGAACAAAATGAGGTTATTGAACAGCATATTGATCTGGTTGGTTTGCGTCATGCGGTAGAGAAATTACCCAAGGAATTATCGGGGGGGATGCGTCAACGGGTGGCGATCGCCCGCGCTTTAGCAATACGTCCTAAAGTGTTGCTATTAGATGAACCGTTTGGAGCCTTAGATGCCCTGACTCGCGGTAATTTGCAAGAACAATTAATGAAGATTTGCGAGGAATATCAAGTAACTTCGGTAATGGTGACTCACGATGTAGATGAAGCGGTTTTATTGTCTGATCGCATCGTCATGTTAACTAATGGCCCCTCCTCTAAAATTGGCGGCATTTTAGAAGTAGATATTCCCCGTCCTCGCAAACGAATGGAAGTCGTTAATCATCCCAGTTATTACAGTTTGAGAAGTGAAATTATTTACTTTTTAAATCAACAGAAACGGATTAAAAAATTACGCGCTCAAAAAGTTACCACTATTGCCCGTCATGGCTTAGAAAAAATCAATTTAGAACTGGGTTATGTGCCTTTAACCGCTTGTGCTCCCTTGGTAATTGCTAAAGAAAAAGGCTTTTTTGTCAAACATGGTTTGGATGAGGTCAACCTAGTACGGGAAACCAGTTGGCGCGGAATTGTGGACGGCATTGCAGGAGGGTATCTGGATGCGGCTCAAATGCCTTCGGGAATGCCCACTTGGTTAACGGCTGGCGGCCATCAAGAACAATCTTTGCCCGTTGTAACGGCTCTAACCATGACTCGCAATGGTAACGGTGTCACCCTCAGTAAGGAGTTATACGAAAAGGGCGTTTATACTGCCGCCGATTTTAAAAAGTTATTGCTGGAATCCGAGGGGGAAAATCATACCCTTGGCATGGTACACCCTTCTTCAATGCACAATCTGCTGTTGCGCTACTGGTTAGCGGCTAATGGCATTGATCCCGATCACGATGTGAACCTAAAAACCATTCCTCCCGCTCAGATGGTCGCGGATTTGAAAGCGGGAACCATTGACGGTTATTGTGTCGGTGAGCCTTGGAATCTACGGGCGGCGATCGAAGGGGCTGGCTTCACCATTGCGACGGATTTAGAAATTTGGCAGGGTCATCCAGGTAAGGTACTAGGAGTACGGGAAGATTGGGCGATCAAATATCCCAATAGCCATATTGCTTTAGTGAAAGCCTTGTTAGAAGCCTGCGAATATTGTGCTAATCCTCAGCATGAACAGGAAATACGCGAAATTTTAGCGGGTCGCAATTATCTGAGTACTTCTATCGAGTACATTCAACTGGGCGATCCTAATCAATACACCTGTGATGTAAATAAGCCAGTAGAGTATGCCCATCACCTCTTTTACGGCGTGAATGTCAATCGTCCCAGTCGGACGGAACATCTCTGGATGATGACCCAGATGGCCCGTTGGGGTGAAATTCCTTTCCCTCGTAATTGGGTAGAAATTTTAGAACGGGTTTGTCGCGTAGGTGTCTTTAGTACCGCCGCCAGGGAGTTAGGCATGGATGTGAATTATCAACGGCAACCGATCGCCCTATTTGATGGCATTGAATTTAACGCCGATGATCCCATTTCTTACCTCACCCATTTAGAGATTCATCGCAATTTTACGATGGCAGAAGTGCATTTAGATGGTCAGCGATTAGTTTCAGCCTGA
- a CDS encoding peptidylprolyl isomerase: protein MTKVYFDIAIGSEPDRRIVMELFDDVTPTTAENFRALCTGEKGVGKAGKPLHFKGSLFHRIIPNFMAQGGDFTRGNGTGGESIYGEKFADENFKKKHDKPGLLSMANAGPDTNGSQFFLTFVETPWLDGKHVVFGEVVEGLEVLKLLEAQGSDSGKTKVPVTITNSGQL from the coding sequence ATGACCAAAGTTTATTTTGATATCGCTATTGGTAGCGAACCCGATCGCCGCATTGTGATGGAATTATTTGATGATGTAACTCCTACAACGGCCGAAAACTTCCGCGCTCTTTGTACGGGAGAAAAGGGAGTGGGTAAAGCCGGTAAACCTCTCCATTTTAAAGGCTCTCTCTTCCATCGGATTATTCCTAATTTTATGGCCCAAGGGGGAGATTTTACTCGTGGCAATGGAACGGGTGGAGAATCCATCTACGGCGAAAAGTTTGCCGACGAGAATTTTAAAAAGAAACACGATAAACCTGGTTTACTCTCGATGGCTAATGCTGGCCCCGATACCAATGGTTCCCAATTTTTTCTAACCTTTGTGGAAACGCCCTGGCTAGACGGTAAACACGTTGTCTTTGGCGAGGTGGTGGAAGGACTCGAAGTGCTGAAATTGCTCGAAGCTCAAGGTAGTGACAGTGGTAAGACTAAAGTTCCTGTAACGATTACTAATTCCGGTCAACTTTAA
- the trpS gene encoding tryptophan--tRNA ligase → MGKQRILSGVQPTGNLHLGNYLGAIRNWVENQADYNNFFCVVDLHAITVPHNPKTLAEDTYTIAALYLACGIDLQYSTIFVQSQVTAHSELAWLLNCITPLNWLERMIQFKEKALKQGENVSVGLLDYPILMAADILLYDADKVPVGEDQKQHLELTRDIVIRVNDKFGSTDRPILKLPEPLIRQEGARVMSLLDGTKKMSKSDESELSRINVLDPPDLIQKKIKKCKTDPIKGLTFDDRDRPECHNLLTIYSLLSGKSKALVAEECREMGWGQFKPLLTETTIAALQPIQEKYQAIRSESGYLQSVLREGQEKAAAVANQTLSRVKESLGFLPS, encoded by the coding sequence ATGGGCAAACAACGAATTCTTTCCGGTGTACAACCGACAGGCAATCTTCACCTCGGCAACTATTTAGGTGCGATCCGTAACTGGGTCGAAAATCAAGCGGACTACAATAATTTTTTCTGTGTGGTAGATCTACACGCCATCACGGTTCCCCACAATCCCAAAACCCTAGCAGAAGATACCTACACGATCGCGGCTTTGTACTTAGCCTGTGGTATTGATCTTCAGTACTCTACCATTTTTGTGCAATCCCAGGTCACGGCCCACAGCGAACTGGCTTGGTTGCTAAATTGTATTACCCCCCTCAATTGGCTAGAGCGCATGATTCAATTCAAGGAAAAGGCTCTTAAACAAGGGGAAAATGTCAGTGTGGGACTGCTGGACTATCCCATTCTCATGGCAGCAGATATTTTGCTCTACGATGCCGATAAGGTTCCTGTGGGAGAAGACCAGAAGCAACATCTAGAGTTAACCAGGGATATTGTGATCCGCGTTAACGACAAATTTGGCAGTACGGATCGCCCCATTTTAAAATTACCAGAACCCTTAATTCGTCAAGAAGGAGCCAGGGTGATGAGCTTATTAGATGGCACGAAAAAAATGTCTAAATCCGATGAATCTGAACTCAGTCGGATCAATGTCCTAGACCCCCCCGATCTGATTCAGAAAAAGATCAAAAAATGCAAAACTGATCCTATTAAAGGTCTGACTTTTGACGATCGCGATCGCCCTGAATGCCATAATCTCCTAACCATTTATAGCCTACTCTCAGGAAAATCTAAAGCTCTCGTCGCGGAAGAATGTCGAGAAATGGGCTGGGGTCAATTTAAACCCCTTTTAACGGAAACCACCATCGCCGCTTTACAACCCATTCAGGAAAAATATCAGGCCATCCGCTCAGAATCGGGTTATTTACAATCGGTCTTGCGCGAGGGTCAGGAAAAAGCGGCAGCAGTGGCCAATCAAACCTTAAGTCGGGTTAAAGAGTCCCTTGGCTTTTTGCCATCTTAA
- a CDS encoding IS110 family transposase, which yields METQVASQWVGIDVSKAKLDIALRPANKVLQVTNQESGWQELSEQLKKYKIELIIIESTGGMERGVAHKLQKEEFKVAVINPKRARDFAKASGRLAKTDKIDAEVLAHFGEALQPSPKPLASESQVALSDLVNRRSQLVEMLNSEQKRAHSVRSSTAKADIETNIQWLKQRIKGMDEQIDQLRQDNEESKKQYELLTSVPGVGRVTAVTLLSMLPELGELPLKKLSSLVGIAPMNCDSGQMRGKRRIIGGRARVRAVLYMSALVAIQHNPVIRVCRIKAEPLSDKLFSHFEHD from the coding sequence ATGGAAACTCAAGTAGCAAGCCAATGGGTTGGTATAGACGTCAGCAAAGCCAAGTTGGACATAGCTTTACGTCCAGCGAATAAGGTTTTGCAAGTAACCAATCAAGAGTCAGGCTGGCAGGAATTAAGCGAACAACTCAAAAAATACAAAATTGAGTTAATCATCATCGAATCAACAGGAGGAATGGAAAGAGGAGTGGCTCACAAGCTGCAAAAAGAGGAATTCAAGGTAGCAGTGATTAATCCCAAAAGAGCCAGAGATTTTGCCAAGGCATCAGGTCGTCTAGCGAAAACGGACAAAATAGATGCCGAGGTATTAGCCCATTTTGGAGAAGCCTTGCAACCAAGCCCAAAACCGTTAGCATCAGAATCTCAAGTAGCTTTATCCGATTTGGTCAATCGTCGTAGTCAGTTAGTGGAAATGCTAAACAGTGAACAAAAACGAGCGCACAGTGTTCGTAGTAGCACGGCGAAAGCTGACATTGAGACTAATATTCAATGGCTCAAACAAAGGATAAAAGGAATGGATGAGCAGATAGACCAACTGCGGCAAGACAACGAAGAGAGTAAAAAGCAGTATGAGCTATTAACCAGTGTACCTGGAGTGGGCAGAGTAACGGCCGTGACCTTGCTATCAATGTTGCCAGAATTAGGAGAGCTACCATTGAAGAAACTGTCGAGTCTAGTGGGAATTGCTCCCATGAACTGTGACAGTGGGCAAATGCGAGGAAAACGACGTATTATCGGTGGACGAGCAAGGGTGCGTGCCGTGCTGTATATGTCAGCCCTAGTGGCAATACAACACAATCCGGTAATTAGGGTTTGCCGAATAAAGGCAGAACCTTTATCAGATAAGCTTTTCAGCCATTTTGAACACGATTAG
- a CDS encoding nitrate ABC transporter ATP-binding protein (This model describes the ATP binding subunits of ATP-binding cassette (ABC) transporters for nitrate transport, or for bicarbonate transport, in bacteria and archaea.), whose protein sequence is MNATLTATEPFLSIENVSKVYQTPRGPYTVLEDVNLTVNEGEFICVIGHSGCGKSTLLNMVSGFAHPTEGSVRVGGKQIVEPGPDRMVVFQGYALLPWLTALENVYLAVDSVYPNKSEAEKKAIAKDHLAMVGLTEAMDKKPTQISGGMKQRVSIARALAIRPQVLILDEPFGALDAITKEELQEELLQIWNGRQGRTEGEHRCTVLMITHDIDEALFLADRLVMMTNGPHAKIGEIMTIPFSRPRDRDRIMEDPEYYKLRNYALDFLYNRFAHDDDAA, encoded by the coding sequence ATGAACGCAACTCTCACTGCTACTGAACCATTTTTAAGCATCGAAAATGTTTCCAAAGTTTATCAAACGCCTCGCGGCCCCTACACCGTTTTAGAAGATGTTAACTTAACCGTTAATGAAGGCGAATTTATCTGCGTAATCGGTCACTCTGGTTGCGGTAAATCTACTTTATTAAACATGGTTTCAGGCTTTGCCCATCCCACAGAAGGTTCCGTTCGAGTCGGTGGAAAACAAATTGTGGAACCTGGCCCCGATCGCATGGTAGTTTTCCAAGGTTATGCTCTCTTGCCCTGGTTAACGGCCTTAGAAAATGTTTATTTAGCGGTAGATTCGGTCTATCCCAACAAATCCGAAGCCGAGAAAAAAGCGATCGCTAAAGACCATTTAGCAATGGTGGGTTTAACGGAAGCAATGGACAAGAAACCAACGCAAATTTCGGGAGGAATGAAACAACGGGTTTCGATTGCTAGAGCCTTAGCCATTCGTCCCCAGGTCTTAATTTTAGATGAACCGTTTGGGGCGTTAGATGCCATTACCAAAGAGGAATTACAGGAAGAATTATTGCAAATTTGGAACGGTCGCCAAGGGCGCACCGAAGGTGAACATCGCTGTACGGTGTTGATGATTACCCACGATATTGATGAAGCCTTATTTCTGGCTGATCGCCTAGTAATGATGACCAATGGCCCACACGCTAAAATCGGGGAAATTATGACCATTCCGTTTTCGCGCCCCCGCGATCGCGATCGTATTATGGAAGACCCAGAGTATTACAAATTGCGTAACTATGCTCTGGACTTCTTGTATAACCGTTTTGCCCACGATGATGATGCGGCTTAA
- a CDS encoding bile acid beta-glucosidase produces the protein MTLLPQLPKIPSAAWQRAIAKGWEKPYTVRYASNLDDGPWHGMPLGGFGAGCIGRSPRGDFNLWHLDGGEHVFRSLAACQFSIFEQPEGEQAQAYALSTEAPEDGSLSRWQWYPKEKGTYSALYPRSWYEYQGVFKSQIICEQFSPIWANNYQESSYPVGIFNWSFHNPTDKPITLSLLVTWQNVVGWFTNAIKSPTVKLRDDGSPVYEYQPRWGDSTGNFNQWIEDNFRVGCLFNRIQLRDQIEEGEGQICIASVRNPSLEAFYHSRWNPQGDGSEVWDWFAANGSLPDIQDETPADPGEQIAGAIALRFTIRPGKTRQIPVIVAWDFPITEFKEGVKYYRRYTDFYGRNGQNVWAMIRTALKHGDTWRENVEAWQNPILQNPDLANWLKMALFNELYLLAQGGTLWTAATETDPVGQFGVCECMDYRWYESLDVRLYGSFGLMMNWPKLDKAILIAFARGIFEEDKSERTIGYNLVSAARKIKGATPHDLGAPNEHPWQQTNYTAYQDCNLWKDLGSDFVLQVYRDFLLLPEKDYEFLGECWPSIVETLAYLKTFDLDNDGIPENSGAPDQTFDDWQLKGISAYCGALWIAALEAAIAIANLLLENPPTETALKPKEIGESLQTYQDWLAQSRAIFHPTLWNGEFYKLDSESGSEVVMADQLCGQFYARLLGLPDVVENEYAEKALKKVYDTCFLKFADGKFGAANGLMPDGKPENPDATHPLEVWTGINFGLASFLIQMGMKEEALRLTEAVVKQVYENGLQFRTPEAITTVGTFRASHYLRAMAIWGVYGLLVGFNA, from the coding sequence ATGACCTTGCTGCCCCAACTGCCCAAAATTCCCTCTGCTGCCTGGCAACGTGCGATCGCCAAAGGTTGGGAAAAACCCTACACCGTCCGTTATGCCAGTAATTTGGATGATGGCCCCTGGCATGGGATGCCCCTCGGTGGTTTTGGTGCAGGTTGTATCGGGCGATCGCCGCGAGGAGATTTTAATCTCTGGCATTTGGACGGGGGGGAACACGTTTTTCGCAGTTTAGCCGCCTGTCAATTCAGCATTTTTGAGCAACCAGAAGGAGAACAGGCTCAAGCCTATGCGTTAAGTACAGAAGCTCCCGAAGATGGCAGTTTATCCCGTTGGCAATGGTATCCGAAGGAAAAAGGAACCTATTCGGCGTTATATCCCCGCAGTTGGTATGAATATCAAGGCGTTTTTAAAAGTCAAATTATTTGTGAACAATTTTCTCCCATTTGGGCTAATAATTATCAAGAAAGTAGTTATCCTGTCGGTATTTTTAACTGGAGTTTTCATAATCCTACCGATAAACCGATTACCCTTAGCTTGTTAGTAACCTGGCAAAATGTTGTCGGTTGGTTTACCAATGCCATTAAATCTCCGACCGTCAAATTGCGCGACGATGGCAGTCCTGTCTATGAATATCAACCCCGTTGGGGCGACAGTACGGGTAATTTTAATCAGTGGATTGAAGATAATTTTCGGGTCGGTTGTTTATTTAATCGTATTCAACTGCGGGATCAAATAGAAGAAGGGGAAGGACAAATCTGTATTGCCAGTGTGCGAAACCCTAGTTTAGAAGCCTTTTATCATAGTCGTTGGAATCCTCAAGGCGATGGTTCCGAGGTTTGGGATTGGTTTGCAGCCAACGGTTCTTTGCCCGATATTCAAGATGAAACTCCTGCCGATCCTGGGGAACAAATTGCGGGGGCGATCGCCTTACGTTTTACGATTCGTCCAGGTAAAACCCGTCAAATTCCAGTCATTGTGGCTTGGGATTTTCCCATTACGGAATTTAAGGAAGGGGTTAAATATTATCGCCGTTATACTGACTTTTATGGTCGCAATGGCCAGAATGTTTGGGCTATGATTCGCACCGCTTTAAAACATGGTGATACCTGGCGTGAAAACGTCGAAGCTTGGCAAAATCCGATCCTACAAAACCCCGATCTAGCTAACTGGTTGAAAATGGCTTTATTTAATGAGTTATACCTTTTAGCCCAAGGGGGAACGCTCTGGACAGCCGCCACAGAAACCGATCCTGTGGGTCAATTTGGGGTCTGCGAGTGCATGGATTATCGTTGGTATGAAAGTCTAGATGTGCGTCTTTATGGCTCTTTTGGGTTAATGATGAACTGGCCAAAATTAGATAAAGCCATTTTAATCGCCTTTGCTCGTGGCATTTTTGAAGAGGATAAAAGTGAGCGTACCATTGGTTATAACCTGGTTTCTGCGGCGCGTAAAATTAAGGGAGCGACTCCCCACGATCTCGGTGCGCCCAATGAACATCCCTGGCAACAAACTAATTACACGGCCTATCAAGATTGCAATTTGTGGAAAGATTTAGGCAGCGATTTTGTTCTGCAAGTTTATCGAGATTTTCTCTTATTACCCGAAAAAGATTATGAGTTTTTAGGGGAATGTTGGCCCAGTATTGTGGAAACTTTAGCTTATTTAAAAACTTTTGATTTAGATAATGATGGTATTCCCGAAAACTCTGGCGCACCCGACCAAACCTTTGATGATTGGCAGTTAAAAGGGATTAGTGCCTATTGTGGAGCTTTATGGATTGCCGCCCTCGAAGCCGCGATCGCGATCGCCAATTTACTCCTAGAAAATCCACCCACAGAAACAGCATTAAAACCGAAAGAAATAGGAGAAAGTTTGCAAACCTATCAAGATTGGTTAGCTCAGTCCCGTGCAATTTTCCATCCAACCTTATGGAATGGCGAATTTTATAAACTGGATAGTGAAAGTGGTTCAGAAGTGGTCATGGCCGATCAACTTTGCGGTCAATTTTATGCGCGTTTATTGGGTTTGCCTGATGTCGTAGAAAATGAGTATGCAGAGAAAGCTTTGAAAAAAGTTTATGACACCTGTTTTCTGAAATTTGCTGACGGAAAGTTTGGGGCAGCTAATGGTTTGATGCCCGATGGTAAACCCGAAAATCCTGATGCGACCCATCCCCTGGAAGTCTGGACAGGAATTAACTTTGGTTTGGCTTCTTTCTTAATTCAAATGGGCATGAAAGAGGAGGCTTTGCGCTTAACAGAAGCTGTCGTCAAACAAGTTTATGAGAATGGATTACAGTTTCGGACTCCTGAAGCCATCACCACAGTCGGTACTTTTCGCGCTAGTCATTATTTACGAGCCATGGCCATTTGGGGCGTTTACGGTTTATTAGTGGGTTTTAATGCTTAA
- a CDS encoding L,D-transpeptidase, which translates to MRFHRVLAWGSGLLITVWVSAGSSEKMLRMPSVLAQTYQATLNQKMANLKKTEDRWIEINLSTQRLTAWEGSKPVYAILISTGKKKTPTIPGMFTIQSKRRIDRMKGDGYDIDDVPYAQYYSGGYAIHGAYWHKSFGTPVSHGCTNLAVNHAKWLFNWSKVGTPVVIHP; encoded by the coding sequence ATGCGCTTTCATCGTGTTTTGGCTTGGGGCAGTGGCTTATTAATCACGGTTTGGGTTTCTGCTGGCAGTTCGGAGAAAATGTTACGGATGCCGTCGGTTTTAGCCCAGACCTATCAGGCTACTCTCAATCAAAAAATGGCGAATTTAAAGAAAACTGAAGATCGTTGGATTGAAATAAATCTCTCCACACAACGCCTCACCGCCTGGGAAGGTTCTAAACCCGTTTACGCGATCCTAATTTCAACGGGCAAAAAAAAGACACCCACTATCCCAGGCATGTTTACGATCCAGAGCAAACGCCGCATTGATCGCATGAAAGGGGATGGTTACGACATTGACGATGTACCCTATGCTCAGTATTACAGTGGTGGCTATGCCATTCATGGAGCCTACTGGCACAAAAGCTTTGGAACCCCTGTCAGTCACGGCTGCACGAATTTGGCGGTCAATCATGCTAAGTGGCTGTTTAACTGGTCAAAAGTAGGAACACCTGTTGTTATTCACCCCTAA
- the ntrB gene encoding nitrate ABC transporter permease, translating to MATTLKTNRPSPNPLAKFWHKNSQNILPPIVGILGFLIVWQICSMTGLIKLPPPTDLITNERTRIYLMYPFFNRGGTDVGLFWQAMASLQRVLIGYSLAAVVGISVGIVIGLNSFWNKALDPLFQFLRTVPPLAWVPLALAALQQNQPAALFVIFITSVWPILINTAVGVQQIPQDYINVRKVLQLAPQKFFLKILIPSALPYIFTGLRIAIGLAWLAIIAAEIVMSGIVGIGFFIWDSYQNNYISDIILALVYIGAIGLILDKLMAFVQTLIVKE from the coding sequence ATGGCAACCACTTTAAAAACGAATCGTCCTAGCCCGAATCCTTTAGCGAAATTCTGGCACAAAAATTCCCAAAATATCTTACCCCCCATTGTCGGAATTTTAGGATTTCTGATTGTCTGGCAAATCTGTTCGATGACAGGACTGATTAAATTACCCCCTCCAACGGATTTAATTACTAATGAACGGACTCGCATTTATTTGATGTATCCTTTCTTTAATCGCGGTGGCACGGATGTGGGTTTGTTCTGGCAAGCAATGGCCAGTCTGCAACGGGTTTTAATTGGTTATTCTCTCGCGGCTGTTGTGGGTATTTCTGTTGGTATTGTCATTGGTTTAAATTCTTTTTGGAATAAAGCCTTAGATCCTCTTTTTCAATTTTTAAGAACTGTTCCCCCTTTGGCTTGGGTTCCCTTAGCATTAGCGGCTTTACAACAAAATCAACCTGCGGCGTTATTCGTGATTTTTATTACCTCGGTTTGGCCAATTTTAATTAATACTGCGGTTGGCGTTCAACAAATTCCCCAGGATTACATTAATGTCCGTAAAGTGTTACAACTCGCACCTCAAAAGTTCTTTTTGAAAATTCTGATTCCTTCGGCTTTACCTTACATTTTCACTGGACTACGGATTGCGATCGGGTTGGCTTGGTTAGCGATTATTGCGGCGGAGATTGTGATGTCGGGGATTGTCGGGATTGGTTTCTTTATCTGGGATTCTTACCAAAATAATTACATCAGTGACATTATCTTGGCTCTCGTTTATATCGGCGCGATCGGTTTAATTTTGGATAAGTTAATGGCTTTTGTTCAGACCTTGATTGTCAAGGAGTAG